The Allorhodopirellula heiligendammensis genome includes a window with the following:
- a CDS encoding DUF4416 family protein, which produces MAQPRLIEPVVRFCAVISRHAEARQWAQERLREHWGAAAEVSAPAAFTAGGFYDAEMGVGLAKVLMAFENFADPGGLADWKLLTNEWEREYAQSSDHAEQRPLNLDPGYITQAKLVLATIKDRDHRLYLHDGIFAEVTLNYMGGRWIHHRWSYPDYRTDQVAEFAMTCRERLRAHLLQTGGFRRV; this is translated from the coding sequence ATGGCTCAACCTCGTTTAATTGAACCGGTGGTACGGTTTTGCGCTGTGATTTCACGGCACGCCGAAGCCCGTCAATGGGCGCAGGAACGGCTGCGCGAGCACTGGGGGGCCGCCGCGGAAGTCTCGGCTCCTGCGGCATTCACCGCCGGCGGGTTTTACGATGCCGAAATGGGTGTGGGGCTGGCCAAAGTTCTGATGGCCTTCGAGAATTTCGCCGATCCAGGGGGCTTGGCTGATTGGAAACTTCTCACCAACGAATGGGAACGCGAATACGCGCAGTCGAGCGACCATGCGGAGCAGCGACCCCTGAACCTGGATCCAGGGTACATCACTCAGGCTAAGTTGGTATTGGCGACGATCAAGGATCGCGACCATCGTTTATACTTACACGACGGTATTTTTGCTGAAGTGACGCTCAATTACATGGGTGGTCGCTGGATCCATCATCGCTGGAGCTATCCAGATTATCGAACGGACCAGGTGGCGGAGTTCGCGATGACATGCCGCGAACGGTTGCGAGCGCATTTGTTGCAGACCGGTGGCTTCCGCCGCGTTTGA